One window of the Anopheles aquasalis chromosome X, idAnoAquaMG_Q_19, whole genome shotgun sequence genome contains the following:
- the LOC126571049 gene encoding uncharacterized protein LOC126571049: protein MARCRVVTLSLATVCLCLLAVQWLVAGDGVDAFRLRDTPDDDDDDGPGLSLVTLRRSRGVIGSSSSSSSSSSSSSATVGSRWKPRASADSEEPMPARKPWSAVRRPGDDDDDNEDTEEETTEQLAIRRAAEQRFGRARLRGLPGPGRHRTSPPPITNDDDDDDDDDDDDDDDDDDDDDDDEEEDEVEEKTIFNLYGWFGSNGRPAKAAAAAKGVATDNDDDDDDDAEEAEERVRAPRKGQQAASSRRQPVPSETGGLLETLTDFVRMAARAKTVGSFETNVLRWIDRFGGEPEEEATPATPSSWFDELLSGSRRWFEAAESSEEEIHIRPHQPAAAAAAAADDDDDEAADSKQKREKQEKKLTPKQKQKKDSLLVELLNESPLTGLFSADELPVEPPIETDSKPNRAKAGGGGGGGAKVVKERIPISAEDFEQLLLRVPSFVPDYSRVTAGSECQRQGRIFERQLRGKRLWALKMIDASAKVSAGLLRGNAHQLGDYDQCTGIATKVRVQEDEQVRIRGKYCLAHIDVVADDDELQLPVHLLHGRGFIKSTLNDPDHFLPRFTTINWGICLPAACTFEDAAGIVKGFVRPYNSTGVKVFLELEEGNCHVHPVRHHGRTLPLKGNWMLMAVIGFYTFVAVVTLVATLNDYEIFIKIDPPSPSVLDSDGGPDAPGPQPTNALHQTLMAFSLKQTLHQLGTVRSGAGADSAPERPVRYGCLDGLKGIASVALFAALRLVPLGFQPFTNRNEFTETLNAPWSVTVRLVMLYADVFLVVSGFLTAYHMLREYRARARVPWFKRILGRYLRLCFPLLPVVGFYALIWEHLGNGPQWGDVVVKNANLCKHRYLSNLLFVQNWYPIEETCAPHTFQLAIEMQLSVLAPFLMIVLVRSPFYGTAAYVLLHCLSTAIRFSATAEDRLTPYVYHGVRLTQLYRTLNLSTTETLHRITPYLAGFGLGYLMQDTETVPRARPDRGVRWAGWFGAGVALLWCLLTPLDIARSDFQYEPGSAAQYAALAPLAWSLGLCWLIYYCISEETSVANRLLSSRPLVLLGQLSYSLTLVQFLVFFYFVGTTRGSESFSLSAYFNRTEVCLLLGGALTLTLLFDLPIQNVKRLLDSAGVLDALETPAGEEDKKKEEAVAAAAAADDTAADAPTSTTETAPNSTADEEKEKVETEDFWGSSGTDERSSVASASATLGMPASGGITVAEEKENNPAELEDGVEAIENEAEQHGERLDVEGVEVEEEEEEEEEVEEEEQEEEEEEENEIEEEEEVKRRPASNGREWSRTWDLLED, encoded by the exons ATGGCGAGGTGCCGCGTGGTGACACTCTCACTGGCCACCGTCTGCCTGTGTCTGCTGGCGGTGCAGTGGCTGGTGGCGGGTGACGGTGTCGATGCGTTCCGTTTGCGCGACacaccggacgacgacgacgacgacggtcccgGCCTTTCGCTGGTGACACTGCGCCGCTCCCGGGGAgtgatcggcagcagcagcagcagcagcagcagcagcagcagcagcagcgcgacgGTCGGTAGCCGATGGAAACCCCGAGCCAGTGCCGATAGTGAGGAGCCGATGCCAGCACGTAAACCATGGTCCGCTGTCCGCCGTCcaggcgacgatgacgacgacaacgaggataCCGAAGAGGAGACCACGGAACAGCTGGCTATTAGGCGGGCGGCCGAACAGCGGTTCGGGCGAGCTCGGTTGCGGGGTCTTCCCGGCCCTGGACGGCACAGGACATCACCCCCACCGAtcaccaacgacgatgacgatgacgatgacgacgacgacgacgacgacgacgatgatgatgatgatgatgacgatgatgaggaggaggatgaggtaGAGgagaaaactatttttaaccTGTACGGCTGGTTTGGCTCGAACGGCCGTCCCGCGaaggctgctgcggctgctaaAGGAGTAGCCAccgataacgacgacgacgacgacgacgacgctgaggaagcggaagagcgGGTTCGAGCGCCAAGAAAGGGGCAGCAGGCGGCTAGCAGCAGACGCCAACCAGTGCCCAGCGAAACGGGCGGCCTACTGGAAACGCTGACCGATTTCGTGCGCATGGCAGCCCGGGCCAAGACGGTCGGCAGCTTCGAGACGAACGTGCTGCGCTGGATTGACCGGTTCGGTGGCGAGCCAGAGGAGGAGGCAACACCGGCGACGCCGAGCAGTTGGTTCGACGAACTGCTGAGCGGTTCGAGGCGGTGGTTCGAGGCGGCTGAATCGAGCGAGGAAGAGATCCACATACGGCCACACcagccggcggcggcggcggcggcggcggcggatgatgatgatgatgaagcggcCGACTCGAAGCAGAAGCgggagaagcaggagaagaagctgacaccgaagcagaagcagaagaaggactcgctgctggtggagctgctgaacGAGAGCCCCCTGACGGGGCTGTTCAGCGCGGACGAGCTACCGGTCGAGCCGCCGATCGAGACGGacagcaaaccgaaccgagcgaaggcgggcggcggcggcggcggcggggcGAAGGTAGTAAAGGAGCGCATCCCGATCTCGGCGGAAGACTTTGAGCAGCTGCTACTGCGCGTACCATCGTTCGTGCCCGACTATTCGCGCGTCACCGCCGGTAGCGAGTGTCAGCGGCAGGGCCGAATCTTTGAGCGGCAGCTCCGCGGTAAGCGACTGTGGGCGCTGAAGATGATCGACGCTAGTGCGAAGGTGAGTGCCGGGTTGCTGCGTGGCAATGCGCACCAGCTCGGTGACTACGATCAGTGTACCGGGATTGCGACGAAGGTGCGCGTACAGGAGGACGAACAGGTGCGGATCCGTGGGAAGTACTGCCTGGCGCACATCGACGTTGtggccgacgatgacgagctgcagctgccggtgCATCTGCTGCATGGTCGCGGTTTCATCAAGAGCACCCTGAACGAT CCGGATCACTTCCTACCCCGCTTCACGACCATCAACTGGGGCATCTGTCTGCCGGCCGCCTGCACCTTCGAGGATGCGGCCGGCATCGTGAAGGGTTTCGTGCGCCCGTACAACTCGACCGGTGTCAAGGTGTTCCTGGAGCTCGAGGAGGGCAACTGCCATGTGCACCCGGTGCGCCACCACGGCCGCACCCTACCGCTCAAGGGCAACTGGATGCTGATGGCGGTAAT CGGTTTCTACACCTTCGTAGCGGTAGTAACACTGGTGGCCACGCTCAACGACTACGAAATCTTCATCAAGATTGACCCACCATCGCCCTCGGTGCTGGACAGTGATGGTGGCCCCGATGCACCGGGGCCACAACCGACCAACGCACTCCACCAAACGCTGATGGCGTTCTCGCTGAAACAGACGCTCCACCAGCTCGGCACCGTCCGGAGTGGCGCGGGTGCCGATTCGGCTCCCGAGCGGCCGGTCCGGTACGGCTGTCTGGACGGGTTGAAGGGTATCGCCAGCGTGGCCCTGTTTGCCGCCCTTCGGCTCGTACCGCTCGGCTTCCAGCCCTTCACCAACCGGAACGAGTTCACCGAGACCCTGAACGCACCGTGGAGCGTCACCGTCCGTCTGGTGATGCTGTACGCGGacgtcttcctcgtcgtcagCGGGTTCCTCACCGCCTACCACATGCTGCGCGAGTATCGTGCCCGTGCCCGGGTTCCCTGGTTCAAGCGCATCCTCGGCCGGTACCTCAG ACTCTGCTTCCCACTGCTGCCGGTCGTCGGCTTCTACGCGCTGATCTGGGAACATCTGGGCAACGGGCCGCAGTGGGGCGATGTCGTTGTGAAGAATGCGAACCTCTGCAAGCATCGCTACCTGAGCAACCTGCTGTTTGTGCAGAACTGGTACCCGATCGAGGAGACG TGCGCTCCCCACACGTTCCAGCTGGCGATCGAGATGCAGCTCAGCGTGTTGGCCCCGTTCCTGATGATCGTGCTGGTACGCAGTCCGTTCTACGGCACTGCCGCCTACGTGCTCCTGCACTGCCTGTCGACGGCGATCCGCTTCTCGGCCACGGCCGAGGATCGTCTCACCCCGTACGTCTACCATGGTGTCCGGCTGACGCAGCTCTACCGCACGCTCAACCTCTCGACGACCGAAACGCTGCACCGCATCACACCGTACCTGGCCGGTTTCGGGCTGGGCTACCTGATGCAGGACACGGAAACGGTACCGCGGGCCCGACCGGACCGCGGTGTCCGCTGGGCGGGCTggttcggtgccggtgttgccCTGCTCTGGTGTCTGCTGACGCCGCTCGACATCGCGCGCAGCGACTTCCAGTACGAGCCGGGCAGTGCGGCCCAGTACGCGGCACTCGCACCGCTCGCCTGGTCGCTCGGTCTCTGCTGGCTCATCTACTACTGCATCAGCGAGGAGACGAGCGTGGCGAACCGTTTGCTCAGCTCCCGCCCGCTCGTCCTGCTCGGCCAGCTGTCCTACTCGCTCACGCTGGTCCAGTTCCTGGTGTTCTTCTACTTCGTCGGTACGACGCGGGGCAGCGAGTCGTTCAGTCTGAGCGCCTACTTCAACCGGACCGAGGTGTgcctgctgctcggtggtgcccTCACGCTAACGCTCCTCTTTGACCTCCCGATACAAAACGTGAAGCGATTGCTGGACAGTGCCGGTGTCCTTGACGCACTCGAAACACCGGCTGGTGAGGaggacaagaagaaggaggaggcggtggcggcagcggcagcggcggacGATACCGCGGCGGATGCaccgaccagcaccaccgagacaGCGCCGAACAGCACCGCTgacgaagagaaggagaaggtggaaacCGAGGACTTTTGGGGCAGCAGCGGTACGGATGAGCGCTCCTCGGTTGCTTCGGCATCGGCCACGCTTGGGATGCCAGCATCCGGCGGCATCACTGTCgccgaagagaaggaaaacaatccGGCGGAGCTAGAGGACGGCGTGGAGGCAATCGAAAATGAAGCGGAACAGCACGGGGAACGGCTGGATGTTGAGGgcgtggaggtggaggaggaggaggaggaagaagaggaggtggaagaagaagagcaggaggaggaggaggaggaggagaacgagattgaggaggaagaggaggtcaAGCGGAGGCCGGCGTCCAATGGGCGCGAATGGTCGCGCACCTGGGACCTGCTGGAGGACTGA